The following proteins are co-located in the Streptomyces sp. NBC_00435 genome:
- a CDS encoding HSP90 family protein, with amino-acid sequence MTSTEPHPNTFQVDLRGLVDLLSHHLYSSPRVYVRELLQNAVDAVTARHALDPDAEIRIRLSATGNRVTIEDSGIGLTAAEAHSLLATIGRSSKRGGTHGLETTRQEFLGQFGIGLLACFVVARQIRVVTRSARDPLAVPVEWLATDDGSYTVRELPADARPEPGTTVVLEARPGAEEWIVPAKVEQLARDYGSLLPYDITFDDGSGSGPRPVTDRPAVWDRAFPTPSARRVALAGHCAQLFGFTPLDTIDFDLPVAGVRGVAYVLPEPTSPAHRSGHRVHLKGMLLTDKADNLLPDWAFFVRAVLDTDTLRPTASRENLYDDETLAAVREALGARVRAWLTELAASEPERLAAFLSVHHLGVKSLARHDAELLGLMLPWLPFETSDGSMSLEEFAAAHSEIHFTRTVEEFRQIAPIAAAHGLGIINAGYTYDADLLALLPSVRPELKVTELDAGAVTERLDPVPTSAELALAPFLATARTRLEPQSCDVVLRAFQPVAVPALYLDDRQARQERDRTAALDSADSLWSGILGSLRGSAPRARLVLNHNNPLIRRIATLPDEALTATAVESLYGQALLMSQRPLRAADTTLLNRAFLGLLEWATHPGDSAATQEDQK; translated from the coding sequence ATGACGTCCACAGAGCCCCATCCGAACACCTTCCAGGTCGATCTGCGCGGCCTGGTCGACCTGCTCTCCCACCACCTCTACTCCAGCCCGCGCGTCTACGTCCGCGAGCTGCTCCAGAACGCGGTCGACGCGGTCACCGCCCGCCACGCCCTGGACCCCGACGCCGAGATCCGCATCCGCCTGTCGGCCACCGGGAACCGCGTCACCATCGAGGACAGCGGCATCGGCCTGACCGCCGCCGAGGCCCACTCCCTCCTCGCCACGATCGGCCGCAGCTCCAAACGCGGTGGCACGCACGGCCTGGAGACCACCCGCCAGGAGTTCCTGGGCCAGTTCGGCATCGGCCTGCTCGCCTGCTTCGTCGTCGCCCGACAGATCCGCGTGGTCACCCGCTCCGCCCGCGACCCCCTGGCCGTGCCCGTCGAATGGCTGGCCACGGACGACGGCTCGTACACCGTCCGCGAACTGCCCGCCGACGCCCGCCCGGAACCAGGTACGACCGTCGTCCTGGAGGCCCGCCCCGGCGCCGAGGAGTGGATCGTCCCGGCCAAGGTCGAGCAACTGGCCCGCGACTACGGCTCCCTGCTCCCCTACGACATCACCTTCGACGACGGCTCGGGCTCCGGACCCCGCCCGGTCACCGACCGGCCGGCCGTCTGGGACCGGGCCTTCCCCACCCCCTCGGCCCGCCGCGTCGCGCTCGCCGGGCACTGCGCGCAGCTCTTCGGTTTCACCCCGCTCGACACCATCGACTTCGACCTGCCCGTCGCCGGAGTGCGCGGAGTCGCGTACGTCCTGCCCGAGCCGACCAGCCCCGCCCACCGGTCCGGACACCGCGTCCACCTCAAGGGCATGCTGCTGACCGACAAGGCCGACAACCTGCTGCCCGACTGGGCATTCTTCGTCCGCGCGGTTCTGGACACCGACACCCTGAGGCCGACCGCCTCCCGCGAGAACCTGTACGACGACGAGACCCTGGCCGCCGTGCGCGAGGCCCTCGGCGCCCGCGTCCGCGCCTGGCTGACCGAGCTCGCGGCGAGCGAGCCCGAGCGCTTGGCCGCCTTCCTGAGCGTCCACCACCTCGGTGTGAAGTCGCTGGCCCGGCACGACGCCGAGCTGCTCGGCCTGATGCTGCCCTGGCTGCCGTTCGAGACCAGCGACGGCTCGATGAGCCTGGAGGAGTTCGCGGCCGCGCACTCCGAGATCCACTTCACCCGCACCGTGGAGGAGTTCCGCCAGATCGCGCCGATCGCGGCGGCCCACGGCCTCGGAATCATCAACGCCGGCTACACCTACGACGCGGACCTGCTGGCCCTGCTGCCCTCCGTACGACCGGAACTCAAGGTCACCGAACTCGACGCGGGAGCCGTCACCGAACGCCTGGACCCGGTACCCACCTCCGCCGAACTGGCCCTGGCCCCCTTCCTGGCCACCGCCCGCACCCGGCTGGAACCCCAGAGCTGCGACGTCGTCCTGCGCGCCTTCCAGCCCGTCGCCGTGCCCGCGCTCTACCTCGACGACCGCCAGGCCCGTCAGGAACGCGACCGCACCGCGGCCCTCGACAGCGCCGACTCCCTGTGGAGCGGAATCCTCGGCTCGCTGCGCGGCTCCGCTCCGCGCGCCCGCCTGGTCCTCAACCACAACAACCCGCTGATCCGCCGGATCGCCACCCTGCCCGACGAAGCACTGACCGCCACCGCCGTGGAATCGCTCTACGGCCAGGCGCTGCTGATGTCCCAGCGGCCCCTGCGGGCGGCCGACACCACCCTGCTCAACCGGGCCTTCCTCGGGCTCCTGGAATGGGCGACCCACCCCGGTGACAGCGCAGCCACCCAGGAGGACCAGAAGTGA
- a CDS encoding RNA 2'-phosphotransferase — protein sequence MDDKRTVKVSKYVSKHLRHQPERIGLVLDPQGWVEMDDLLSAAADHGFPISRAELDHVVATNDKQRFAVDGNRIRASQGHTVPVDLDLPEAEPPAYLYHGTVAAALDAIRAEGLRPMARHHVHLSPDRETATRVGARRGRPVVLSVDAAAMRAAGHVFRISANGVWLADSVPPQFLRFQ from the coding sequence ATGGATGACAAACGCACCGTCAAGGTGTCCAAATACGTCTCGAAACACCTCCGCCATCAGCCGGAACGCATCGGACTGGTGCTCGATCCACAGGGCTGGGTGGAGATGGACGACCTTCTGAGCGCGGCGGCCGACCACGGTTTCCCCATCAGCCGGGCCGAGCTCGACCACGTGGTCGCCACCAACGACAAACAACGGTTCGCGGTCGACGGCAACCGGATCCGCGCCAGCCAGGGACACACCGTCCCCGTGGACCTGGACCTGCCGGAGGCCGAACCGCCCGCGTACCTCTACCACGGCACCGTCGCCGCGGCCCTGGACGCGATCCGCGCCGAGGGACTGCGCCCGATGGCCCGCCACCACGTACACCTGTCCCCCGACCGGGAGACCGCGACCCGCGTCGGCGCACGGCGCGGCCGGCCGGTCGTCCTCAGCGTGGACGCGGCGGCGATGCGCGCCGCCGGACACGTCTTCCGGATCAGCGCCAACGGGGTCTGGCTGGCGGACTCCGTGCCCCCGCAATTCCTACGGTTCCAGTGA